One Candidatus Omnitrophota bacterium genomic region harbors:
- a CDS encoding protein kinase, with translation MASNTETFDLLPGRVLAHKYRIVEKVGVGWEGEVYRVLELKTEIERAAKLFYPERNVKGKAVVRYARKLNRLRSCDILVQYLHYDETLIRRRTIALLVSEYVEGQQLGQFIRHCPGRRMGVFEALNALHSLAKGVQAIHAHGDYHGDIHTDNILVKRAGVGFHLKLIDFYDWGRSTRANRQEDVLNLLQVLCEMLGGWKRYNSFPPQVKKICRGLKRNLVSQRYDGAGDLIEALDALEWDVE, from the coding sequence ATGGCATCCAATACAGAGACCTTTGATTTGCTGCCGGGACGGGTACTGGCTCACAAATATCGCATTGTGGAAAAGGTGGGCGTAGGTTGGGAAGGCGAGGTCTATCGTGTCCTGGAACTTAAGACCGAGATCGAGCGCGCGGCAAAGCTTTTTTACCCGGAGCGCAATGTGAAGGGCAAGGCGGTGGTGCGCTATGCGCGCAAGCTCAACCGGCTTCGCAGCTGCGATATTTTGGTGCAGTACCTGCACTATGACGAGACCCTGATCCGGCGCCGGACCATTGCCTTGCTGGTGTCCGAGTACGTGGAGGGGCAACAACTCGGGCAATTTATCCGGCATTGCCCGGGACGGCGTATGGGGGTCTTCGAGGCTCTCAATGCGCTCCACTCTCTGGCTAAGGGTGTGCAGGCCATCCATGCGCATGGGGATTATCACGGAGATATTCATACGGACAATATCCTGGTCAAGCGCGCGGGCGTCGGGTTCCACCTCAAGCTGATCGATTTTTATGATTGGGGGCGGTCCACGCGCGCCAACCGGCAGGAAGACGTTCTCAACCTTTTGCAGGTGCTGTGTGAAATGCTGGGGGGTTGGAAACGCTATAACAGTTTTCCTCCGCAGGTCAAAAAAATCTGCAGGGGTCTGAAACGGAACTTGGTGAGCCAGCGCTATGATGGCGCCGGAGACCTGATCGAGGCCCTGGATGCCTTGGAATGGGATGTGGAATGA
- a CDS encoding D-2-hydroxyacid dehydrogenase, protein MSRITFLDTETVDYGDISLTSLRTLGEFTHYGNTTPAEISERIRDAELVITNKCVFDRAVFESAPQLKLLLIAATGVNNVDLEAARASGCQVRNVAGYSTDAVVERTFGFLLALAGHAAHYELAAKDGRWCASPHFTLPGPAIIELKGKVLGIAGYGTIGQRVAEIARVFGMKVWVAALPGRDYSPEKGLDRKPLDAVLRGCDFLTLHCPLSKQTQALLGENEIARMKPTAYLINTARGGIVDELALLKALEQGRIAGAAVDVLSQEPPSEDQPLLGAPNLILTPHVAWASREARQRLVDEIALNIESYFRGEDRNRVA, encoded by the coding sequence ATCTCTAGGATTACTTTCCTCGACACCGAGACCGTCGACTACGGCGATATCTCGTTAACGTCACTCCGTACTCTCGGCGAATTTACCCACTATGGGAACACCACCCCCGCGGAGATTTCGGAACGTATCCGCGACGCCGAGCTGGTGATTACCAACAAGTGTGTTTTTGATCGGGCAGTTTTTGAATCCGCTCCGCAACTCAAGCTGCTGTTGATCGCGGCCACGGGCGTGAACAATGTGGACTTGGAGGCGGCGCGTGCCTCGGGCTGCCAGGTGCGTAATGTGGCCGGGTATTCCACGGATGCGGTTGTGGAGCGCACCTTTGGATTTCTCCTGGCGCTCGCGGGGCACGCGGCTCACTATGAGCTCGCGGCCAAGGACGGGCGTTGGTGCGCTTCGCCGCATTTTACTTTGCCGGGCCCGGCCATTATTGAACTCAAGGGCAAAGTTTTGGGAATTGCGGGCTACGGCACGATCGGGCAGCGTGTGGCAGAGATTGCCCGGGTTTTCGGGATGAAGGTTTGGGTTGCGGCGCTGCCGGGGCGGGACTATTCTCCGGAAAAGGGTTTGGATCGTAAGCCCTTGGACGCGGTTCTCCGGGGTTGCGATTTTCTCACATTGCATTGCCCCCTTTCAAAACAGACCCAAGCTTTGTTGGGAGAAAATGAAATCGCGCGGATGAAGCCCACGGCTTACCTGATCAACACAGCGCGCGGGGGGATTGTGGACGAGCTTGCTTTGCTTAAAGCCTTGGAGCAGGGGAGGATTGCAGGCGCTGCCGTGGATGTTCTTTCGCAGGAGCCGCCGTCTGAGGACCAACCTTTGTTGGGCGCGCCCAATCTTATCCTTACACCCCATGTGGCCTGGGCCAGCCGCGAGGCACGGCAAAGACTCGTCGACGAGATCGCGCTCAATATCGAAAGCTATTTTCGCGGGGAAGATCGAAACCGGGTGGCTTGA
- a CDS encoding 3'-5' exonuclease has translation MKDKPAYLIFDTESIPDGRLLATVKYPKDKLSSEEAIARAQQEALDATEGKSNFLPVTFQIPVAIAVGKVDKSFRLTEIVNLDAPKYEPRKMVADFWAGVETYASVLVTFNGRQFDLPLLELAAFRYGIPAVNHFTKRYGTRDRYGKMHLDLMEWFSNYGAIWRFTGGLNLVSKLLGKPGKMETTGQMVYDMYKAGELQEINQYCMFDVLDTYFVFLRTRVLEGALELAEEQRIVAQTRDWLEQRAQSAPHLKLYLENWGEWSPWP, from the coding sequence ATGAAAGACAAACCGGCTTATTTGATATTTGACACGGAGAGCATTCCGGACGGCCGTTTGCTTGCCACAGTCAAATACCCCAAGGATAAGCTTTCCTCCGAGGAGGCTATTGCGCGCGCCCAGCAAGAGGCTTTGGACGCAACCGAAGGCAAAAGCAATTTTTTGCCCGTTACCTTTCAAATTCCTGTGGCCATTGCCGTGGGCAAGGTGGATAAGAGTTTCCGGCTTACGGAGATTGTCAATCTCGATGCGCCCAAGTATGAGCCGCGCAAGATGGTAGCGGATTTTTGGGCTGGGGTTGAGACCTACGCCAGTGTATTGGTAACCTTTAATGGACGCCAATTTGATCTGCCCCTTTTGGAGCTGGCCGCCTTTCGCTACGGAATTCCCGCAGTCAATCATTTCACAAAGCGATACGGTACGCGGGACCGCTACGGCAAGATGCACTTGGATCTTATGGAATGGTTCAGCAACTATGGTGCGATTTGGCGTTTTACCGGAGGCCTGAATCTGGTCTCCAAACTCCTGGGAAAACCGGGCAAGATGGAGACCACCGGCCAAATGGTTTATGACATGTATAAGGCCGGGGAGCTCCAGGAGATCAATCAGTACTGCATGTTTGATGTGCTGGATACTTATTTTGTATTTTTGAGGACACGGGTTTTGGAAGGGGCGCTGGAGCTGGCGGAAGAACAGCGCATTGTGGCCCAGACCCGTGACTGGCTGGAGCAGCGCGCGCAGAGCGCTCCTCACTTGAAACTGTATTTGGAGAACTGGGGGGAGTGGTCTCCGTGGCCATGA
- the rfaD gene encoding ADP-glyceromanno-heptose 6-epimerase, translating to MIIVTGGAGFIGSAMVWQLNEMGYKDLLVVDNLGSAPGKKKNLEGLKYSDYLHKDEFLKRVEKGKALKGVEGIFHMGACSSTTERDLEYLRHNNFEYTRVLAEKCLAGNVRFIYASSAATYGNGEQGYADSDELIPKLKPLNPYGQSKQDFDLWALENKVQNKMVGLKFFNVFGPNEYHKNDMRSMVHKGWGQVKKTKKLGLFKSYKPEYKDGGQLRDFVYVKDTLKVMQFFWEHPELGGIYNVGTGKAQSWNDLAAALFGALEIPLKIEYIPMPESIRNQYQYYTEADLRKLRSVGCDIEFLPLSDAVADYVKNYLETEKPYL from the coding sequence ATGATTATCGTGACAGGGGGAGCGGGTTTTATCGGTAGTGCCATGGTTTGGCAGCTCAATGAAATGGGCTACAAGGATCTGTTGGTGGTTGATAATCTTGGTTCTGCGCCGGGCAAAAAGAAAAATCTGGAGGGCCTTAAATATTCGGACTATCTCCACAAGGACGAGTTTCTTAAGAGGGTGGAGAAAGGAAAGGCTCTCAAGGGTGTGGAAGGGATTTTTCATATGGGGGCCTGCAGCTCGACTACCGAGCGCGACCTGGAGTATCTCAGACACAATAATTTCGAATACACCCGGGTGCTGGCTGAGAAGTGCCTGGCCGGGAATGTCCGGTTCATCTATGCTTCCAGCGCCGCGACCTACGGCAACGGAGAGCAGGGCTATGCGGACAGCGACGAGCTCATTCCAAAACTTAAACCCCTCAATCCCTACGGCCAGTCCAAGCAGGACTTTGATCTCTGGGCCTTGGAGAACAAAGTGCAGAACAAGATGGTCGGGCTCAAGTTTTTTAACGTGTTCGGCCCGAATGAATACCACAAGAACGATATGCGCAGCATGGTGCACAAGGGATGGGGGCAAGTGAAAAAGACCAAAAAGCTGGGACTGTTCAAGTCGTACAAGCCGGAGTACAAAGACGGCGGCCAGCTGCGCGATTTTGTTTACGTCAAGGACACCCTCAAGGTCATGCAGTTCTTTTGGGAGCATCCGGAGCTGGGCGGAATCTACAATGTGGGGACCGGGAAGGCCCAGTCCTGGAATGATTTGGCGGCTGCGCTTTTCGGCGCCTTGGAGATTCCGCTCAAAATCGAATACATTCCCATGCCCGAATCCATCCGCAACCAATACCAGTACTACACAGAGGCTGATTTGAGGAAGCTCCGAAGTGTGGGCTGTGATATAGAGTTCTTACCCCTCTCCGATGCGGTGGCCGATTACGTTAAGAATTACTTAGAAACCGAGAAGCCTTATCTCTAG